A genomic stretch from Desulfotignum balticum DSM 7044 includes:
- a CDS encoding glycoside hydrolase family 3 N-terminal domain-containing protein encodes MDKMIRHLAGQRLMLGFNGTRFNKDLETIIREYQAGGIILFKPNIVSPDQVATLCACAQAYAASCNLPPLFIAVDQEGGAVSRLPPPFTQFGGNPLIRTREQAEAFARITARELKQAGINMNLAPVMDVVPPGTDSIMKTRAFPGDAEAVADLGTTVIRTLQSSGIMAVAKHFPGIGRTVLDSHHHLPELDVGMADFQAVDLVPFEAAVRADAAGIMISHVLCPRLDPRWQASLSKAIARDLVRHTLGFDGLVLTDDLDMKAIDQDMDTCMARILASQIDLALICHQGPDIEKAVIALTRQLASDPEAQESGRVCLERMYGYKEKYLGWKKPDQW; translated from the coding sequence ATGGATAAAATGATCCGGCACCTGGCCGGCCAGCGGTTGATGCTGGGATTCAACGGGACAAGATTCAATAAGGATCTGGAAACCATCATCCGTGAGTATCAGGCCGGGGGCATTATTTTGTTTAAGCCCAATATCGTTTCCCCGGATCAGGTGGCAACCCTGTGCGCCTGTGCCCAGGCATATGCCGCATCCTGCAATCTGCCCCCGCTGTTTATTGCCGTGGACCAGGAGGGCGGGGCTGTGTCACGGCTCCCGCCCCCGTTCACCCAGTTTGGCGGCAACCCTTTGATCCGAACCCGGGAACAGGCAGAAGCCTTTGCCCGGATCACGGCCAGAGAACTCAAGCAGGCGGGGATCAACATGAATCTGGCGCCGGTCATGGATGTGGTGCCCCCGGGCACGGATTCCATCATGAAAACCCGGGCGTTTCCCGGAGACGCCGAGGCCGTGGCGGATCTGGGCACCACCGTGATCCGGACTCTGCAATCATCGGGCATCATGGCCGTGGCCAAGCATTTTCCGGGCATCGGCCGCACCGTGCTGGATTCCCACCATCATCTGCCTGAACTGGATGTGGGCATGGCTGATTTTCAGGCCGTGGACCTGGTTCCCTTTGAAGCAGCCGTGCGTGCGGATGCGGCCGGTATCATGATATCCCATGTTCTGTGTCCCCGGCTGGATCCCCGGTGGCAGGCCAGCCTGTCTAAGGCCATTGCCCGGGATCTGGTCCGGCATACCCTGGGATTTGACGGCCTGGTACTCACGGATGATCTGGACATGAAAGCCATTGACCAGGATATGGACACCTGCATGGCCCGGATTCTGGCATCTCAAATCGATCTGGCACTGATCTGTCACCAGGGGCCGGACATTGAAAAAGCCGTCATTGCCCTGACCCGGCAGCTGGCATCCGACCCGGAAGCCCAGGAATCCGGCCGGGTGTGCCTGGAAAGAATGTACGGGTACAAGGAAAAGTACTTAGGATGGAAAAAACCGGATCAGTGGTGA
- a CDS encoding NAD-dependent malic enzyme has product MEINHYEFEYGEYGETTGVTINLRGFDILRFNNISKGTAFSIEERIRLKLSGYLPFRVKTLEEQVQNSLDIIAKKENDIEKFIYIRSLYDRNVVLAHAVIASDVTQFLPIIYTPTVGLACQQYSSMFRRANGIHLFPDNIDYAEYILANYTDKDIRVAVVTDNQGILGIGDQGAGGIPICLGKLMLYTQGAGIAPWHCLPISLDVGTDNQTLLDDPGYLGWRNKRLTGEAYDRFIEKFVNAFKKVFPKALCQWEDFSKQTAFSVRDKYLDQVISFNDDIQGTGSITLAGILAAMKSKNESLTDQVFLVNGAGAGGVGIAEQIWTELIEQGMDETAARKRIFTIDSKGVVTTDRDLEPYKHKFAQDPADLPWLKTQADNTLKNAILQAKVTVLIGTSGQTGCFDPSIVDAMMQISKKPVILPLSNPTTNAEALPKDLYQWSNGQALVATGSPFAPVTYNGKSYRIGQMNNAFVFPGIGLGIVASGATRVLPVFFSAAAHAVAGFISDQDLADGILCPPLDQLREVSIAVAKQVGAEAINAGVTGDGCAFSRFKHNNDPERLNTLIDHMVWNPVYY; this is encoded by the coding sequence ATGGAAATCAATCATTACGAATTTGAATACGGCGAATACGGCGAAACCACGGGAGTTACCATCAATCTTCGTGGATTTGACATTCTTCGCTTCAACAATATCAGCAAAGGCACGGCATTCTCCATTGAAGAACGGATCCGCCTCAAGCTGAGCGGATATCTTCCCTTCCGGGTCAAAACCCTGGAAGAACAGGTGCAGAACAGCCTGGATATCATTGCCAAAAAAGAAAATGATATTGAAAAATTCATCTACATCCGAAGCCTGTACGACCGCAACGTGGTTCTGGCCCATGCCGTGATCGCCAGCGATGTCACCCAGTTTCTGCCCATTATCTATACCCCCACCGTGGGCCTGGCCTGCCAGCAGTATTCCAGTATGTTCCGCCGGGCCAACGGGATCCATCTGTTTCCCGACAATATCGACTATGCAGAATATATTCTGGCCAACTACACGGACAAGGACATCCGGGTGGCCGTGGTCACGGACAACCAGGGCATCCTGGGAATCGGGGACCAGGGTGCCGGGGGTATTCCCATCTGCCTGGGTAAACTGATGCTGTACACCCAGGGCGCGGGCATCGCTCCCTGGCACTGCCTGCCCATTTCCCTGGATGTGGGAACCGACAATCAAACGTTGCTGGATGACCCCGGGTATCTGGGCTGGCGGAACAAACGCCTGACAGGAGAGGCCTATGACCGGTTCATTGAAAAATTCGTCAACGCCTTTAAAAAAGTGTTTCCCAAAGCCCTGTGCCAGTGGGAGGATTTTTCCAAACAAACCGCGTTTTCCGTGCGGGACAAATACCTGGACCAGGTGATCTCGTTCAACGATGATATCCAGGGCACGGGTTCCATCACTTTGGCCGGTATTCTGGCGGCCATGAAATCCAAAAATGAATCCTTGACCGACCAGGTATTTCTGGTGAACGGGGCCGGTGCCGGGGGCGTGGGCATTGCCGAACAGATCTGGACCGAACTCATTGAACAGGGCATGGATGAAACGGCGGCCAGAAAGCGCATTTTCACCATAGATTCCAAAGGTGTGGTCACCACGGACCGGGATCTGGAACCTTATAAACACAAATTCGCCCAGGATCCGGCCGACCTGCCCTGGTTGAAAACACAGGCAGACAATACATTGAAAAATGCCATTCTCCAGGCAAAAGTCACGGTACTCATCGGCACCTCCGGCCAGACCGGCTGCTTTGACCCGTCCATTGTGGATGCCATGATGCAGATTTCAAAAAAACCGGTCATTTTGCCTTTGAGCAATCCCACCACCAATGCGGAGGCCCTGCCCAAAGACCTGTACCAGTGGAGCAACGGCCAGGCCCTGGTGGCCACGGGATCGCCCTTTGCCCCCGTGACCTACAACGGCAAATCATACCGCATCGGCCAGATGAACAATGCGTTTGTGTTTCCGGGCATCGGTCTGGGAATTGTGGCGTCCGGCGCCACCCGGGTGCTGCCCGTATTTTTCTCTGCCGCAGCCCATGCCGTGGCCGGGTTTATCTCGGATCAGGACCTGGCGGACGGGATTTTGTGCCCGCCCCTGGATCAGCTGAGAGAAGTGTCCATTGCCGTGGCCAAACAGGTGGGGGCCGAAGCCATCAACGCCGGCGTGACCGGGGATGGATGCGCGTTTTCCCGGTTCAAGCACAACAATGATCCGGAACGGCTCAACACCCTGATCGATCACATGGTGTGGAACCCGGTCTATTATTAA
- the tsaD gene encoding tRNA (adenosine(37)-N6)-threonylcarbamoyltransferase complex transferase subunit TsaD translates to MIVLGIESSCDETAAAVVDGHNRILSSVIASQVDAHRPYGGVVPELASRMHVQAITPVVTRAMDEANLSIQDMDGVAATRGPGLVGALLVGFTFAKAFAWAKNLPFAGVNHLEAHIHSLLLCRPAPEFPFIALVVSGGHTNIYHVVSDNRFELMGQTRDDAAGEAFDKVAKTLGLGYPGGPVIEAMAKHSDPGDIVFPRSLLEKGSFDFSFSGLKSAVARYVHDHPLQGDPDKARVAAAFQAAVIDVVCEKLLAAAQSRHCRQIGISGGVSANQTLVAALTRRAARHQIEVIAPSVSLCGDNAAMVAARGAAMIRDGHLCGLDGDVFSRALNLSA, encoded by the coding sequence ATGATTGTTCTGGGTATTGAATCGTCGTGTGATGAAACCGCCGCCGCCGTTGTAGACGGACACAACCGGATTCTGTCTTCAGTGATCGCATCCCAGGTGGATGCGCACAGACCCTATGGCGGCGTGGTTCCGGAGCTGGCCTCCCGCATGCATGTCCAGGCCATCACCCCCGTGGTGACCCGGGCCATGGATGAGGCCAACCTGTCGATTCAAGATATGGACGGGGTGGCGGCCACCCGGGGACCCGGGCTTGTGGGGGCGCTCCTGGTGGGATTTACCTTTGCCAAAGCCTTTGCCTGGGCCAAAAACCTGCCTTTTGCCGGGGTCAATCACCTGGAAGCCCATATTCATTCCCTGCTGTTATGCCGGCCGGCCCCTGAGTTTCCCTTTATCGCCCTGGTGGTGTCGGGCGGACATACCAATATTTATCATGTGGTTTCCGACAACCGGTTTGAACTGATGGGCCAGACCCGGGACGATGCGGCCGGAGAAGCCTTTGACAAAGTCGCCAAAACGTTGGGCCTGGGATATCCCGGCGGTCCCGTGATCGAGGCGATGGCAAAGCACAGTGACCCCGGAGATATTGTGTTTCCCAGATCTTTGCTGGAAAAAGGCAGTTTTGATTTCAGTTTTTCAGGGCTTAAATCCGCCGTGGCCCGGTATGTTCATGACCATCCGCTGCAAGGCGACCCGGACAAAGCCCGGGTGGCGGCTGCGTTCCAGGCGGCGGTCATCGATGTGGTGTGCGAAAAACTGCTGGCGGCTGCCCAATCCCGGCACTGCCGGCAGATCGGCATTTCCGGCGGGGTTTCCGCCAACCAGACCCTGGTGGCGGCCCTGACCCGCCGGGCGGCCCGGCATCAGATTGAAGTCATTGCCCCGTCCGTGTCTTTGTGCGGGGACAATGCCGCCATGGTGGCGGCCAGGGGCGCGGCCATGATCCGGGACGGCCATCTCTGCGGCCTGGACGGGGACGTGTTTTCCAGGGCCCTGAACCTGTCTGCCTGA
- a CDS encoding class II aldolase/adducin family protein, producing the protein MDDLVQKYADKLIHAGLATARGANAPLIGGKDQALVWNRTAREIPVLTSVFDRLAINSLVFLRPAPPYDRIIGFLAERALKTTGRITPTDCETRTFLHDLPVADQFTAQGMVQDLSRRKTVIILTKDRRGQSRGPAVIAPGTVTPEQGFVHVSSVCFACFVKFFSDYLTELKTGHTDPEMDAVYQQTLPFLEASQPGTVSPPSFSLMSGPFTDEAKATAAMSQAGKQVVADGLVDSYFGNISCCLNHTLYISQTGAALDELEGCIDPVPLDGSSSAGITASSELSAHLEIIARTGCRAILHGHPRFSVILSMDCDPDQKACCPFNTRCHTHCPVPRHIKNIPIVPGEVGTGPFGLCHTLPKAFDTSDTVIVYGHGVFATGDVDFIPAFSHMTAVETLCKNHYLEQVKQLTQRTKKSELS; encoded by the coding sequence ATGGATGATCTGGTCCAAAAATATGCCGACAAGCTGATCCATGCCGGCCTGGCCACGGCCCGGGGGGCGAATGCGCCCTTGATCGGCGGAAAGGACCAGGCCCTGGTATGGAACCGGACGGCCCGGGAAATCCCGGTGTTGACATCTGTGTTTGACCGTCTGGCCATCAATTCCCTGGTGTTTTTAAGACCGGCCCCGCCCTATGATCGGATCATCGGGTTTCTGGCGGAACGGGCCTTGAAAACCACGGGACGAATCACGCCCACGGACTGTGAAACCCGCACGTTTCTTCATGACCTGCCCGTGGCAGATCAATTCACGGCCCAGGGCATGGTCCAGGACCTGTCCCGCAGAAAAACCGTGATCATTTTAACAAAAGATCGCCGCGGCCAATCCCGGGGGCCTGCCGTGATCGCACCGGGAACCGTCACCCCGGAACAGGGATTTGTGCATGTCAGTTCCGTGTGCTTTGCCTGTTTTGTAAAATTTTTCTCCGATTATCTGACCGAATTGAAAACCGGGCACACGGACCCGGAAATGGATGCCGTGTACCAGCAGACCCTGCCGTTTCTGGAAGCGTCCCAACCCGGGACTGTTTCACCCCCTTCTTTTTCTCTGATGTCCGGTCCTTTCACGGATGAAGCAAAGGCGACAGCCGCCATGTCCCAGGCAGGAAAGCAGGTGGTGGCCGACGGGCTGGTGGATTCTTATTTCGGCAATATTTCCTGTTGCCTGAACCATACCCTTTACATCAGCCAGACGGGTGCGGCCTTAGATGAGCTGGAAGGATGCATTGATCCCGTGCCTCTGGACGGATCGTCTTCCGCCGGCATCACGGCGTCCAGCGAATTGTCGGCTCATTTGGAAATCATTGCCCGCACGGGATGCCGGGCCATTCTCCACGGGCACCCCCGGTTCAGCGTGATTCTGTCCATGGACTGCGATCCGGATCAAAAAGCGTGCTGTCCCTTTAATACCCGGTGCCATACCCATTGCCCCGTTCCCCGGCATATCAAAAACATCCCCATTGTTCCGGGTGAAGTGGGCACAGGCCCCTTCGGGCTGTGCCATACCCTGCCAAAAGCCTTTGATACGTCCGACACGGTGATTGTTTATGGCCATGGGGTATTTGCCACAGGAGACGTTGATTTCATTCCGGCGTTTTCACACATGACCGCGGTTGAAACTTTGTGCAAAAATCATTATCTTGAGCAGGTGAAGCAGTTGACGCAACGCACAAAAAAAAGCGAGCTGTCATGA
- a CDS encoding TIGR04211 family SH3 domain-containing protein, translated as MRLFSFLLVSLILVFSTVAGYSQSRTGYVTDRLILTFRQGPGPSYPVVKTLESDTRMTLLDEQGGYYKVRLSSGDTGWVDQQFVTFDTPKSQIIQQMKQEHAALKKQFTELSTAHEQLKNKLATMSGNTEDLYQVLEKNKRLEKENQQLAERVATLEKESENLFKISMIKWFLAGFGVIFFGWILGQTVSGRNRRQSSLLH; from the coding sequence ATGCGACTATTTTCTTTTCTTTTGGTAAGTTTGATTCTTGTTTTCAGCACGGTTGCGGGCTATTCCCAATCCCGTACCGGCTATGTCACAGACCGGCTGATTCTGACCTTCCGGCAGGGGCCCGGACCGTCGTATCCCGTGGTGAAAACCCTGGAAAGCGATACACGAATGACCCTTTTAGATGAACAGGGCGGGTATTACAAGGTGCGGCTGTCGAGCGGTGACACAGGTTGGGTGGACCAGCAGTTTGTGACATTTGATACGCCCAAATCCCAGATAATCCAACAGATGAAACAGGAACATGCGGCATTGAAAAAACAGTTCACGGAATTGTCCACGGCCCATGAACAACTCAAAAACAAGCTGGCAACCATGTCCGGGAATACGGAAGACCTGTACCAGGTGCTGGAAAAAAACAAACGCCTGGAAAAAGAGAACCAGCAGCTGGCCGAACGGGTTGCAACGCTGGAAAAAGAATCTGAAAACCTGTTTAAGATCAGTATGATCAAATGGTTTCTGGCCGGGTTCGGGGTCATTTTTTTCGGATGGATTCTGGGCCAGACCGTTTCAGGCAGAAACCGCAGACAAAGTTCTTTGCTCCATTAA
- the purM gene encoding phosphoribosylformylglycinamidine cyclo-ligase has product MNDSLTYADAGVDIDKANQLVDRIKDIARSTPRSGVMGEIGGFGGLFSLNLSNIPNPVLVSSTDGVGTKLKIAFLMDRHDTIGIDLVAMCVNDIIVQGAKPLFFLDYLAMGRLDNTVAEQIIKGIAKGCTKAGCALIGGETAEMPGIYQPGEYDLSGFSVGIVDNNKIIDGSYIRPGHQLIGLGSSGVHSNGFSLVRKIFFDHCKFDVHTHMPELGTTLGEELLRPTTIYVPSIHNLMRDLPVHGLAHITGGGIDENIIRVIPDACKILIRKNAWERPRIFDLLQASGHVSDAEMHRTFNNGIGMILVIPEKSTEDVMDRLKAMNEPAFFIGEVTDRKNNEAQVQWI; this is encoded by the coding sequence ATGAATGATTCTTTAACATATGCAGATGCCGGGGTTGATATCGACAAAGCCAACCAGCTGGTGGACCGGATCAAGGATATTGCCCGATCCACTCCCAGATCCGGTGTCATGGGAGAAATCGGCGGGTTCGGCGGCCTGTTTTCTCTCAATCTGTCCAATATACCCAATCCCGTACTGGTCAGTTCCACGGACGGGGTGGGCACCAAACTGAAAATCGCGTTTCTCATGGACCGGCATGACACCATCGGCATCGATCTGGTGGCCATGTGCGTCAACGACATCATTGTCCAGGGCGCCAAACCGTTGTTTTTTCTGGATTACCTGGCCATGGGCCGGCTGGACAACACCGTGGCGGAACAGATCATCAAAGGCATTGCCAAAGGCTGCACCAAAGCCGGATGCGCGCTGATCGGCGGGGAAACCGCTGAAATGCCGGGGATTTATCAACCCGGTGAATATGATCTGTCCGGGTTTTCCGTGGGCATTGTGGACAACAATAAAATTATCGACGGCTCCTACATCCGTCCGGGACATCAGCTCATCGGCTTAGGGTCCAGCGGTGTTCATTCCAATGGATTTTCTTTGGTCAGAAAAATATTTTTCGATCACTGCAAATTTGATGTACACACCCACATGCCGGAACTGGGCACCACGCTGGGAGAGGAACTGCTGCGGCCCACCACCATTTATGTGCCCTCTATCCACAATCTGATGCGGGACCTGCCCGTTCACGGACTGGCCCATATCACGGGGGGCGGCATCGATGAAAACATCATCCGGGTGATTCCGGATGCCTGCAAAATCCTGATCCGAAAAAATGCCTGGGAAAGACCGCGCATATTTGACCTGCTCCAGGCATCCGGTCATGTGTCGGATGCCGAGATGCACCGGACCTTTAACAACGGCATCGGCATGATTCTGGTGATTCCGGAAAAATCGACCGAAGACGTCATGGACCGGCTCAAGGCCATGAATGAGCCGGCGTTTTTCATCGGTGAAGTCACGGACAGAAAAAACAATGAAGCACAGGTCCAGTGGATCTGA
- a CDS encoding long-chain-fatty-acid--CoA ligase, whose product MADQSTYEKKIWLNSYEPNIPGTIDFEDILVPQYLTQSAAQFPDHTALIFQGYNVSFKELDDMVGKFAAALKDFGIQKGDSVAILLPNVIPCVVAYYAILRIGGIVVFNNPLYSDRELEHQFTDSSAKFLITLDLLVERMVKLREKTDIKTIVYTSIGDYLPFVKRLLFPLIAKKKGLAKDVSPAPDLHAFKDIMARYTPDTTQAELTMDDVAMYQYTGGTTGVSKGVILTHGNISCQIQQIETWFPEFDKGAEIMLGALPFFHVFGMSVSMNLAIRLAWANVLVPKPQAEPLLEAISKFKVTFAPLVPTMYIGILDHPDLEHTDLTSIKGCFSGSAPLPVEVINKFEKKTGSIIVEGFGLTESSPVTHVNPFRGRRKVGSIGVPLPVTECRIVDLEDPAKEMPAGEPGELLMRGPQIMKGYLNKPEETAKTLTKEGFLCTGDVAKMDEDGYFYIVDRIKDMIISGGYNVYPRDIDEVLYEHPKIVEACAVGIPHPKRGESIKAFVVLKQGQTLTEKEVIDYCAERLARYKLPVAVEFREELPKSNVGKILRKDLRKQQEEV is encoded by the coding sequence TTGGCCGACCAAAGTACATATGAAAAAAAAATCTGGCTGAATTCCTATGAGCCCAATATTCCGGGCACCATTGATTTTGAAGACATTCTGGTGCCGCAATATTTGACCCAGTCGGCGGCTCAGTTTCCGGATCATACTGCCCTGATTTTCCAGGGATACAATGTGAGTTTTAAAGAACTGGATGACATGGTGGGAAAATTTGCCGCTGCGCTCAAGGATTTCGGTATCCAAAAAGGGGACAGTGTGGCCATTCTTCTGCCCAATGTGATCCCCTGTGTGGTGGCGTATTATGCTATTTTAAGAATCGGCGGCATTGTGGTGTTCAACAACCCGCTGTACTCGGACCGGGAGCTGGAACACCAGTTTACGGATTCCAGTGCCAAATTTCTCATTACCCTGGATCTTTTGGTGGAACGAATGGTGAAACTACGGGAAAAAACCGATATCAAAACCATTGTGTACACCTCCATCGGCGATTATCTTCCGTTTGTCAAGCGGCTTCTGTTCCCGCTGATTGCCAAGAAAAAAGGGCTGGCAAAAGACGTGTCCCCGGCCCCGGATCTGCATGCGTTCAAAGATATCATGGCCCGGTACACCCCGGATACCACCCAGGCCGAACTGACCATGGATGATGTGGCCATGTATCAGTATACGGGCGGCACCACGGGCGTTTCCAAGGGGGTCATCCTCACCCACGGAAACATCTCCTGCCAGATTCAGCAGATCGAGACCTGGTTTCCTGAATTTGACAAAGGCGCGGAAATCATGCTGGGGGCATTGCCGTTTTTCCATGTGTTCGGCATGTCCGTGTCCATGAACCTGGCCATCCGCCTGGCCTGGGCCAATGTGCTGGTGCCCAAGCCCCAGGCGGAACCGCTGCTGGAAGCCATTTCCAAATTCAAAGTCACGTTTGCGCCCCTGGTTCCCACCATGTATATCGGCATACTGGATCATCCGGATCTGGAACACACGGACCTGACCAGCATCAAGGGCTGTTTTTCCGGAAGTGCGCCTTTGCCCGTGGAAGTGATCAATAAATTTGAGAAAAAAACCGGCTCCATTATTGTGGAGGGATTCGGTCTCACGGAATCGTCTCCCGTAACCCATGTGAATCCGTTCCGGGGCCGGCGCAAGGTCGGCAGCATCGGGGTGCCCCTGCCTGTCACGGAATGCCGGATCGTGGACCTGGAAGACCCGGCCAAAGAGATGCCCGCGGGAGAACCCGGCGAGCTGCTCATGCGGGGGCCCCAGATCATGAAAGGGTATTTGAACAAACCCGAAGAAACCGCCAAAACCCTGACCAAAGAAGGGTTTCTGTGCACCGGCGATGTGGCGAAAATGGATGAGGACGGCTATTTCTACATTGTGGACCGCATCAAGGACATGATCATCTCCGGGGGATACAATGTCTATCCCAGGGACATCGATGAGGTGCTGTATGAGCACCCCAAAATTGTGGAAGCCTGTGCCGTGGGCATTCCGCATCCCAAACGCGGGGAATCCATCAAAGCGTTTGTGGTGCTCAAACAGGGCCAGACCCTGACGGAAAAAGAGGTGATCGATTATTGCGCCGAAAGACTGGCCCGATACAAACTGCCCGTGGCCGTGGAATTCCGGGAAGAGCTTCCCAAATCCAATGTCGGCAAAATTCTGCGAAAAGATTTACGCAAACAGCAGGAAGAAGTCTGA
- a CDS encoding aldehyde ferredoxin oxidoreductase family protein translates to MYGWTGHIALIDLTRGQIRPLSLSPETYAGHIGGRGFGGLFVRPAANLGWDHEDMPVCLFTGPLTATIAPTSGRCHMMSISPLTGLVGDGSMGGKMGVQLKRAGWDGLVITGKSDTPVGIHIQDNQITLIPAGRLWGMPADRVHDTLAPGKDSLACIGPAGENGVRFAAVITDQYHAAGRTGLGASLGVKKIKYIRVSGTGRTRVKYLKMLKQAREDIVRLTAASPALMGQFGLSCLGTGALYDLMDNRCMMPTRNFTATRFDPASRLNAHAYAAAFQPRRHGCKGCHILCKKIATRSDPGASLPEFEAMSHFTALIGLDDIHAVTAANQVCNRLGMDTISAASALACFREITGRDLTPESLMTLLEDIAFDRGQGKDLKHGAAHYAQSMGYPAAAMAVKGLELPAYDPRGAYGMALGYAMSTRGGCHLRAYPISHEILRKPVATDRFSFSGKARIIKISEDLNAVVDSLIACKFTFFAAGLEEYANALHGVTGNPVTARDLLAVGEKIVYNERIINSLNGFDARHDTLPDRFFDHPGTGCAQFLVPPIDRAGFESAKAAYYEVRGLTPGGLPTKEKAKQLGLDLHG, encoded by the coding sequence ATGTACGGGTGGACCGGACACATTGCCCTTATTGATCTGACCCGGGGACAGATCCGCCCCCTGTCTCTGTCCCCGGAAACCTATGCCGGACATATCGGGGGCCGGGGCTTCGGGGGGCTGTTTGTGCGCCCGGCCGCCAATCTGGGCTGGGACCATGAAGATATGCCGGTCTGCCTGTTCACCGGTCCTTTGACCGCCACCATTGCCCCGACTTCCGGCCGATGCCACATGATGTCCATCTCCCCGTTGACCGGGCTGGTGGGGGATGGGTCCATGGGCGGCAAAATGGGGGTTCAGCTCAAACGGGCCGGATGGGACGGTCTGGTCATCACCGGAAAAAGCGATACCCCCGTGGGCATCCATATTCAGGACAACCAGATCACCTTGATCCCGGCCGGCCGGTTATGGGGCATGCCCGCGGACCGGGTTCATGACACACTGGCGCCGGGAAAAGACAGTCTGGCCTGTATCGGCCCGGCCGGGGAAAACGGGGTGCGGTTTGCCGCCGTGATCACGGATCAATATCATGCGGCCGGCCGCACAGGCTTAGGCGCAAGCTTAGGTGTCAAAAAAATCAAATATATCCGGGTGTCCGGCACGGGCCGCACCCGGGTCAAATATCTGAAAATGCTCAAACAGGCCAGAGAAGACATTGTCCGGCTCACGGCCGCCTCTCCCGCGCTCATGGGGCAATTCGGACTGTCTTGCCTGGGCACGGGGGCCCTGTATGATCTGATGGACAACCGATGCATGATGCCCACCCGCAATTTCACGGCCACCCGGTTTGACCCGGCATCCCGCCTGAACGCCCATGCCTATGCCGCGGCATTTCAGCCCCGACGGCACGGGTGCAAGGGATGCCATATTTTGTGCAAAAAAATCGCCACCCGGTCCGATCCCGGGGCAAGTCTGCCTGAATTTGAAGCCATGTCCCATTTCACGGCCCTGATCGGTCTGGACGACATCCACGCGGTGACGGCCGCCAACCAGGTATGCAACCGGCTGGGCATGGACACCATTTCAGCGGCATCGGCCCTGGCCTGTTTCCGGGAAATCACGGGCCGGGATCTGACACCCGAATCCCTGATGACCCTTCTGGAAGATATCGCGTTTGACCGGGGACAAGGCAAAGACCTGAAACACGGGGCCGCCCATTATGCCCAATCCATGGGATATCCGGCCGCGGCCATGGCCGTCAAGGGCCTGGAACTGCCGGCTTATGATCCAAGAGGGGCTTATGGCATGGCATTGGGGTATGCCATGTCCACCCGGGGCGGCTGCCATCTGCGGGCCTATCCCATCTCCCATGAAATTTTGCGCAAACCCGTGGCCACGGACCGGTTCTCTTTTTCCGGCAAAGCCCGGATCATCAAAATTTCCGAAGACCTTAATGCCGTGGTGGATTCGTTGATTGCATGCAAATTCACTTTTTTTGCCGCAGGCCTTGAGGAATATGCCAATGCCTTGCACGGGGTCACGGGAAACCCGGTCACGGCCCGGGATCTGTTGGCTGTGGGTGAAAAAATCGTTTACAATGAACGCATCATCAACAGCCTGAACGGATTTGATGCCCGGCACGATACCCTGCCGGACCGGTTTTTTGACCATCCCGGCACCGGATGTGCGCAATTTTTAGTGCCGCCCATTGACCGGGCCGGGTTTGAATCCGCCAAAGCCGCTTATTACGAGGTGCGGGGACTGACCCCGGGCGGGTTGCCCACCAAAGAAAAAGCAAAACAACTGGGGCTCGATCTCCATGGATGA